The following are from one region of the Corylus avellana chromosome ca1, CavTom2PMs-1.0 genome:
- the LOC132162263 gene encoding glutamate synthase [NADH], amyloplastic isoform X2: protein MTSEAFEIHSRFSTNTFPSWDRAQPMRILGHNGEINTLKGNINWMKAREGLLKCNELGLSENELKKLLPFVDGSSSDSGAFDGVLELLVRAGRSLPEAMMMMIPEAWQNDKNMDPNRKALYEYFSALMEPWDGPALISFTDGRYLGATLDRNGLRPGRFYITHSGRVIMASEVGVVDIPPEDVYRKGRLNPGMMLLVDFENHIVVDDEALKQQYSLARPYGEWLKRQKIELKDIVDSVRESERVPPPLAGVIPASSDDDNMENVGIHGLLAPLKAFGYTVEALEMLLLPMAKDGVEALGSMGNDTPLAVMSNREKLTFEYFKQMFAQVTNPPIDPIREKIVTSMECMIGPEGDLTETTEEQCHRLSLKGPLLSIKETEAIKKMNYRGWRSKVLDITYSKDRGSKGLEETLDRLCAEAHDAIKEGCTLLVLSDRAFSPKRVAVSSLLAVGAVHQYLVKKLERTQVGLIVETAEPREVHHFCTLVGFGADAICPYLAIEAIWRLQVDGKIPPKSSGEFHSKEELVKTYFKATSYGMMKVLAKMGISTLASYKGAQIFEALGLSSEVIERCFAGTPSRVEGATFEMLARDAFHLHELAFPSRAFPPKSAEAVALPNPGDYHWRKGGEIHLNDPLAISKLQEAARTNSVAAYKEYSKLIHQLNKACNLRGLLKFKEVEAKVPLDEVEPASEIVKRFCTGAMSYGSISLEAHTTLAIAMNKIGGKSNTGEGGEQPSRMEPLPDGSKNPKRSAIKQVASGRFGVSSYYLTNADELQIKMAQGAKPGEGGELPGHKVVGEIAVTRNSTAGVGLISPPPHHDIYSIEDLAQLIHDLKNSNPAARISVKLVSEAGVGVVASGVVKGHADHVLISGHDGGTGASRWTGIKNAGLPWELGLAETHQTLVANDLRGRTVLQTDGQLKTGRDVAIAALLGAEEFGFSTAPLITLGCIMMRKCHKNTCPVGIATQDPVLREKFAGEPEHVINFFFMVAEEMREIMSQLGFRTVNEMVGRSDMLEVDKEVTRNNEKLENIDLSLLLRPAAELRPEAAQYCVQKQDHGLDIALDQKLIPLSKAALEKGLPVYIEMPICNENRAVGTMLSHEVTKHYQMAGLPSDTIHIKFSGSAGQSLGAFLCPGITLELEGDSNDYVGKGLSGGKIVVYPPKESKFDPKENIVIGNVALYGATSGEAYFNGMAAERFCVRNSGAKAVVEGVGDHGCEYMTGGTVVVLGKTGRNFAAGMSGGIAYVLDVEGKFQSRCNPELVDLDKVEEEEDVMTLRIMVQQHQRHTNSQLAKEVLANFENLLPKFIKVIPREYKRVLASLKVEGASKEAVEHAAKEQDEAELMEKDAFEQLKKLAAASLNEKSNQKVEEAKSLKRPTQVTDAVKHRGFVSYEREGVQYRDPSVRMNDWEEVMEESKPGPLLKTQSARCMDCGTPFCHQENSGCPLGNKIPEFNELVYQNRWCEALDRLLETNNFPEFTGRVCPAPCEGSCVLGIIENPVSIKSIECAIIDKAFEEGWMVPRPPLKRTGKRVAIVGSGPAGLAAADQLNRIGHMVTVYERADRIGGLMMYGVPNMKTDKVDVVLRRVNLMAQEGVNFVVNASVGTDPLYSLDRLREENDAVVLAVGATKPRDLPVPGRELSGVHFAMEFLHANTKSLLDSNLQDGNYISAKGKKVVVIGGGDTGTDCIGTSIRHGCSSVVNLELLPQPPQTRAPGNPWPQWPRVFRVDYGHQEASSKFGKDPRSYEVLTKRFVGDENGALKGLEVIRVRWEKDASGKFQYEEVEGSEEIIEADLVLLAMGFLGPESTVAEKLGVERDNRSNFKAEYGRFSTSVDGVFAAGDCRRGQSLVVWAISEGRQAAAQVDKYLIREEKDLAVSPGIKENLIKRHHDLTKRHQGSSKHTVMT from the exons ATGACTTCTGAGGCATTTGAG ATACACTCGAGATTCTCAACGAATACATTTCCCAGCTGGGATCGTGCTCAACCTATGCGTATCTTGGGCCACAATGGAGAAATCAACACACTTAAAGGCAACATAAACTG GATGAAGGCACGGGAGGGTCTATTAAAGTGTAACGAGCTTGGCCTCTCAGAGAATGAGTTGAAGAAGCTTCTACCATTTGTGGATGGCAGTTCATCTGATTCAG GAGCTTTCGATGGTGTCCTTGAGCTTCTTGTTCGAGCTGGTAGAAGCCTCCCTGAAgctatgatgatgatgattcctGAAGCATGGCAAAATGACAAGAATATGGATCCTAATCGAAAGGCGCTATATGAATACTTCTCTGCTCTAATGGAGCCATGGGATGGGCCAGCTCTTATATcat TTACTGATGGCCGCTATCTGGGAGCAACTTTGGATCGCAATGGGTTGCGGCCCGGTCGTTTCTACATCACCCACAGTGGACGAGTTATAATGGCCAGTGAAGTTGGCGTAGTAGACATTCCACCTGAAGATGTGTATAGGAAAGGAAGACTAAACCCTGGCATGATGcttttggttgattttgaaaatcataTTGTGGTCGATGATGAAGCCCTGAAGCAGCAATACTCACTGGCGAGGCCTTATGGCGAGTGgcttaaaaggcaaaaaattGAACTCAAGGACATAGTTGACTCTGTTCGTGAATCGGAAAGGGTCCCTCCTCCCCTTGCGGGAGTGATTCCA GCATCTAGTGATGATGACAACATGGAAAACGTGGGCATTCATGGTTTATTGGCTCCATTGAAAGCTTTTGG TTACACTGTTGAAGCCTTGGAAATGTTGTTGCTTCCTATGGCAAAAGATGGTGTGGAGGCTCTTGGTTCTATGGGAAACGACACTCCGTTGGCTGTAATGTCTAACAGAGAAAAGCTCACTTTTGAGTACTTCAAGCAAATGTTTGCCCAAGTAACAAACCCTCCAATTGATCCTATTCGGGAGAAGATAGTCACCTCCATGGAATGTATGATTGGTCCGGAGGGTGACCTGACAGAAACCACTGAAGAACAATGTCATCGTCTTTCACTGAAAGGTCCTCTTTTATCCATCAAAGAAACAGAAGCAATAAAAAAGATGAATTATAGAGGTTGGCGAAGCAAAGTTCTAGACATAACTTATTCTAAAGACAGAGGTAGCAAGGGATTGGAGGAGACCTTGGATAGGCTTTGTGCTGAAGCACATGATGCAATTAAGGAGGGTTGTACGTTACTTGTGCTTTCTGATAGAG CTTTCTCGCCTAAGCGTGTTGCAGTAAGCTCCCTCTTGGCTGTTGGTGCGGTTCATCAATATCTCGTTAAAAAGCTTGAGCGCACCCAAGTTGGGTTGATAGTTGAAACTGCTGAACCACGTGAAGTGCACCATTTCTGTACGCTTGTTGGGTTTGGTGCAGATGCTATATGCCCATACTTGGCTATAGAAGCCATTTGGAGACTGCAAGTTGATGGAAAGATCCCACCAAAATCAAGTGGTGAGTTCCACTCAAAGGAAGAGCTGGTCAAAACGTACTTCAAAGCAACCAGCTATGGAATGATGAAGGTTCTTGCCAAGATGGGGATATCAACTTTGGCCTCTTACAAGGGTGCTCAGATTTTTGAAGCTCTGGGTCTTTCTTCAGAGGTGATTGAGAGGTGCTTTGCTGGAACTCCAAGTAGAGTTGAGGGTGCAACATTTGAGATGCTTGCTCGTGATGCATTTCATCTGCATGAGTTGGCGTTTCCCTCTCGGGCTTTTCCTCCCAAAAGTGCAGAAGCTGTAGCACTGCCAAACCCAGGTGATTATCATTGGAGGAAAGGTGGTGAGATTCACCTGAATGATCCCCTTGCTATATCCAAGTTGCAGGAGGCTGCCCGAACCAACAGTGTTGCTGCCTACAAAGAATACTCCAAGCTTATTCATCAATTGAATAAAGCCTGCAATTTACGGGGCCTATTGAAATTTAAAGAGGTAGAGGCGAAAGTTCCTTTGGATGAAGTGGAACCTGCCAGTGAGATTGTCAAACGGTTCTGTACTGGGGCCATGAGTTATGGATCGATATCGTTGGAGGCCCACACAACATTGGCTATTGCTATGAATAAAATTGGAGGAAAATCAAATACAG GTGAGGGAGGTGAGCAACCATCTCGTATGGAGCCTCTTCCAGATGGTTCAAAGAACCCAAAAAGAAGCGCAATTAAGCAGGTTGCAAGTGGGAGGTTCGGAGTTTCAAGTTATTACCTTACCAATGCCGATGAATTACAGATAAAAATGGCTCAG GGGGCCAAGCCTGGTGAAGGAGGTGAACTTCCTGGCCACAAAGTTGTAGGAGAAATTGCGGTCACCAGGAATTCTACTGCAGGGGTGGGACTTATTAGTCCACCACCCCATCATGATATATATTCAATCGAAGACCTTGCCCAGTTAATTCATGATCTTAAG aacTCGAACCCTGCTGCTCGAATTAGTGTGAAGTTGGTATCTGAAGCTGGTGTGGGAGTAGTTGCTAGTGGAGTAGTCAAGGGGCATGCTGACCATGTCTTGATCTCTGGTCATGATGGAGGTACAGGGGCCTCTAGATGGACTGGAATTAAGAATGCTGGGCTACCATGGGAACTCGGTTTAGCAGAGACTCACCAGACATTGGTTGCTAATGACCTTCGTGGCCGAACGGTTCTCCAGACAGATGGTCAACTGAAAACTGGAAGAGATGTGGCCATAGCAGCCCTTCTTGGTGCGGAAGAGTTTGGCTTCAGCACAGCACCTCTCATAACTCTTGGTTGCATCATGATGCGGAAGTGCCACAAAAATACCTGTCCTGTTGGCATTGCTACTCAAGATCCAGTACTTCGAGAGAAGTTTGCTGGGGAACCAGAACATGTTATAAACTTTTTCTTCATGGTAGCAGAAGAAATGAGGGAAATTATGTCACAGCTTGGATTTCGAACTGTAAATGAGATGGTTGGCCGTTCTGATATGCTTGAAGTGGATAAAGAAGTGACTAGAAACAACGAGAAGCTGGAGAATATTGATCTCTCCCTATTACTTAGACCTGCTGCGGAACTTCGGCCTGAAGCTGCACAGTACTGTGTCCAGAAACAGGATCATGGCTTGGACATTGCATTGGACCAAAAACTTATTCCACTTTCCAAAGCTGCATTAGAAAAGGGTCTTCCCGTATACATTGAAATGCCAATCTGCAATGAGAACCGTGCTGTTGGAACTATGCTTAGCCATGAAGTGACTAAGCACTATCAAATGGCAGGGCTTCCTTCGGACACCATCCATATCAAATTCAGTGGAAGTGCAGGTCAGAGCCTCGGAGCGTTCCTCTGCCCCGGAATCACGCTTGAGCTTGAAGGTGACAGCAATGACTATGTTGGTAAAGGGTTATCGGGTGGCAAGATTGTAGTTTATCCTCCAAAGGAAAGCAAATTTGATCCGAAAGAAAACATTGTAATAGGTAACGTGGCTCTCTATGGGGCAACGAGTGGGGAGGCATACTTCAATGGGATGGCAGCAGAAAGATTCTGCGTACGGAATTCAGGAGCTAAGGCAGTTGTGGAAGGTGTTGGTGATCATGGATGTGAGTATATGACTGGTGGGACTGTTGTTGTGCTTGGAAAAACTGGCAGGAATTTTGCTGCAGGTATGAGTGGTGGTATTGCTTATGTTCTTGATGTGGAAGGAAAATTCCAATCTCGGTGCAATCCTGAGCTCGTAGATCTTGAtaaagttgaagaagaagaggacgTGATGACTCTTAGAATCATGGTTCAGCAACATCAGCGTCACACAAACAGCCAGCTAGCCAAAGAAGTTCTTGCTAACTTTGAGAATCTTCTGCCTAAATTCATTAAAGTTATACCCAGGGAGTATAAACGGGTTCTTGCAAGCTTGAAAGTAGAGGGAGCCTCCAAGGAGGCTGTGGAACATGCTGCTAAGGAACAAGATGAGGCAGAACTAATGGAAAAAGATGCTTTTGAACAGCTTAAGAAGTTAGCAGCTGCATCTTTGAATGAGAAATCCAATCAG AAGGTAGAAGAGGCTAAATCATTGAAGAGGCCTACTCAGGTTACTGATGCTGTTAAACATCGAGGTTTCGTTTCTTATGAGCGTGAAGGCGTTCAATACAGGGATCCTAGTGTTCGGATGAATGACTGGGAGGAAGTTATGGAGGAATCAAAACCTGGCCCACTTTTAAAGACTCAGTCCGCACGATGCATGGACTGTGGTACTCCTTTCTGCCATCAG GAGAATTCTGGATGTCCTCTTGGAAACAAAATACCTGAATTTAATGAGTTAGTGTACCAAAATAGGTGGTGTGAGGCATTAGACCGGCTCCTCGAGACAAATAACTTCCCGGAGTTCACTGGCAGAGTGTGTCCTGCACCTTGTGAAGGTTCTTGTGTTCTGGGCATTATTGAGAATCCTGTATCTATCAAGAGCATTGAGTGTGCCATTATAGACAAGGCGTTTGAGGAGGGATGGATGGTACCACGACCTCCCCTCAAGAGAACAGG GAAAAGAGTAGCGATTGTTGGAAGTGGACCAGCTGGATTGGCTGCTGCTGATCAGCTAAACAGAATAGGTCACATGGTGACCGTGTATGAGCGTGCTGACAGAATTGGAGGGCTTATGATGTATGGTGTTCCAAACATGAAGACTGACAAAGTGGATGTAGTTCTACGGAGGGTGAACCTTATGGCCCAAGAAGGTGTCAATTTTGTGGTTAATGCTAGTGTTGGAACTGATCCCTTATACTCTCTTGATCGGCTCCGAGAAGAGAATGATGCTGTTGTTTTGGCTGTAGGAGCCACAAAACCAAG GGACCTTCCTGTACCTGGACGGGAGCTATCAGGAGTCCATTTTGCTATGGAGTTTCTTCATGCAAACACTAAAAGCTTGCTTGATAGCAATCTCCAGGATGGTAACTACATTTCTGCCAAGGGAAAGAAAGTTGTGGTCATTGGTGGAGGTGACACTGGCACTGACTGCATAGGGACATCTATTCGGCATGGCTGTAGTAGTGTCGTAAATTTGGAGCTTCTCCCCCAACCACCGCAAACTAGGGCACCAGGCAACCCCTGGCCACAG TGGCCTCGTGTATTCCGTGTAGACTACGGGCATCAGGAAGCTTCTTCCAAGTTTGGAAAAGACCCAAGATCTTATGAGGTATTGACTAAGCGGTTTGTGGGAGATGAGAATGGAGCATTGAAAGGACTGGAAGTTATACGTGTCCGCTGGGAGAAGGATGCTAGTGGAAAGTTTCAGTATGAGGAAGTTGAGGGCTCTGAGGAGATCATTGAGGCTGACCTTGTCCTACTAGCCATGGGTTTCCTTGGCCCTGAGTCG ACGGTGGCAGAGAAGCTGGGAGTGGAACGAGACAATCGATCAAACTTCAAGGCAGAGTATGGTCGTTTCTCAACCAGTGTGGATGGGGTCTTTGCAGCTGGGGATTGCCGGCGTGGCCAGTCGCTGGTGGTATGGGCAATCTCTGAAGGCCGGCAAGCTGCTGCACAGGTTGACaaatatcttataagagaagaaaaagaccTTGCTGTTAGCCCTGGGATCAAGGAAAACCTTATCAAGAGGCATCATGACCTTACCAAGAGGCACCAGGGCAGCAGCAAACACACAGTAATGACATAG